In Helianthus annuus cultivar XRQ/B chromosome 8, HanXRQr2.0-SUNRISE, whole genome shotgun sequence, a single genomic region encodes these proteins:
- the LOC110873600 gene encoding CCR4-NOT transcription complex subunit 9 isoform X2 — protein sequence MIESVSFDEREIVSIYPFLSPPNLTPAQSNRVCNALALLQCVASHPDTRMLFLNAHIPLYLYPFLNTTSKSRPFEYLRLTSLGVIGALVKVDDTEVISFLLSTEIIPLCLRTMEMGSELSKTVATFIVQKILLDDVGLDYICTTAERFFAVGRVLGNMVAALAEQPSSRLLKHIIRCYLRLSDNPRACDALRSCLPDMLRDATFSSCLREDPTTRRWLQQLVHNVQGPRVGLQGAGGFDHMLVN from the exons ATGATTGAATCTGTGAGTTTCGACGAACGC GAAATAGTTTCAATATATCCTTTTCTATCACCGCCCAATTTGACTCCAGCTCAATCAAACAGAGTTTGCAATGCGCTTGCCCTTCTTCAG TGTGTAGCTTCTCATCCAGACACAAGAATGCTGTTCTTGAATG CTCATATTCCTTTATATTTATACCCTTTTCTCAACACAACTAGCAAATCAAGGCCATTTGAGTATCTGAGGCTCACTAGCTTAGGTGTCATTGGTGCACTAGTGAAG GTTGATGACACAGAAGTTATCAGTTTTCTGCTTTCAACAGAAATAATCCCCCTGTGCCTGCGCACGATGGAAATGGGCAGTGAATTGTCTAAAACA GTTGCCACATTTATAGTTCAAAAGATCTTGTTGGACGATGTTGGGCTGGACTACATATGCACCACTGCTGAACGGTTTTTTGCAGTGGGTAGAGTTTTGGGAAATATGGTTGCTGCACTTGCTGAACAACCGTCTTCACGACTTTTGAAACACATCATCCGATGTTACCTTCGTTTGTCAGATAATCCAAG GGCGTGTGATGCTTTGAGGAGCTGTCTTCCTGATATGCTAAGAGATGCTACTTTTAGCAGTTGCCTTCGT GAGGACCCGACGACAAGAAGGTGGCTTCAACAGTTGGTTCATAATGTTCAAGGACCCCGGGTTGGTCTTCAGGGGGCTGGAGGATTTGACCACATGCTGGTCAACTGA
- the LOC110873600 gene encoding CCR4-NOT transcription complex subunit 9 isoform X1: MQFAEQLVLDLSSPDLRENALLELSKEIVSIYPFLSPPNLTPAQSNRVCNALALLQCVASHPDTRMLFLNAHIPLYLYPFLNTTSKSRPFEYLRLTSLGVIGALVKVDDTEVISFLLSTEIIPLCLRTMEMGSELSKTVATFIVQKILLDDVGLDYICTTAERFFAVGRVLGNMVAALAEQPSSRLLKHIIRCYLRLSDNPRACDALRSCLPDMLRDATFSSCLREDPTTRRWLQQLVHNVQGPRVGLQGAGGFDHMLVN, translated from the exons ATGCAGTTCGCCGAGCAGCTGGTACTCGATTTAAGCAGTCCCGATCTTCGCGAAAACGCACTTCTCGAACTCTCCAAG GAAATAGTTTCAATATATCCTTTTCTATCACCGCCCAATTTGACTCCAGCTCAATCAAACAGAGTTTGCAATGCGCTTGCCCTTCTTCAG TGTGTAGCTTCTCATCCAGACACAAGAATGCTGTTCTTGAATG CTCATATTCCTTTATATTTATACCCTTTTCTCAACACAACTAGCAAATCAAGGCCATTTGAGTATCTGAGGCTCACTAGCTTAGGTGTCATTGGTGCACTAGTGAAG GTTGATGACACAGAAGTTATCAGTTTTCTGCTTTCAACAGAAATAATCCCCCTGTGCCTGCGCACGATGGAAATGGGCAGTGAATTGTCTAAAACA GTTGCCACATTTATAGTTCAAAAGATCTTGTTGGACGATGTTGGGCTGGACTACATATGCACCACTGCTGAACGGTTTTTTGCAGTGGGTAGAGTTTTGGGAAATATGGTTGCTGCACTTGCTGAACAACCGTCTTCACGACTTTTGAAACACATCATCCGATGTTACCTTCGTTTGTCAGATAATCCAAG GGCGTGTGATGCTTTGAGGAGCTGTCTTCCTGATATGCTAAGAGATGCTACTTTTAGCAGTTGCCTTCGT GAGGACCCGACGACAAGAAGGTGGCTTCAACAGTTGGTTCATAATGTTCAAGGACCCCGGGTTGGTCTTCAGGGGGCTGGAGGATTTGACCACATGCTGGTCAACTGA
- the LOC110873600 gene encoding CCR4-NOT transcription complex subunit 9 isoform X4, producing the protein MIESEIVSIYPFLSPPNLTPAQSNRVCNALALLQCVASHPDTRMLFLNAHIPLYLYPFLNTTSKSRPFEYLRLTSLGVIGALVKVDDTEVISFLLSTEIIPLCLRTMEMGSELSKTVATFIVQKILLDDVGLDYICTTAERFFAVGRVLGNMVAALAEQPSSRLLKHIIRCYLRLSDNPRACDALRSCLPDMLRDATFSSCLREDPTTRRWLQQLVHNVQGPRVGLQGAGGFDHMLVN; encoded by the exons ATGATTGAATCT GAAATAGTTTCAATATATCCTTTTCTATCACCGCCCAATTTGACTCCAGCTCAATCAAACAGAGTTTGCAATGCGCTTGCCCTTCTTCAG TGTGTAGCTTCTCATCCAGACACAAGAATGCTGTTCTTGAATG CTCATATTCCTTTATATTTATACCCTTTTCTCAACACAACTAGCAAATCAAGGCCATTTGAGTATCTGAGGCTCACTAGCTTAGGTGTCATTGGTGCACTAGTGAAG GTTGATGACACAGAAGTTATCAGTTTTCTGCTTTCAACAGAAATAATCCCCCTGTGCCTGCGCACGATGGAAATGGGCAGTGAATTGTCTAAAACA GTTGCCACATTTATAGTTCAAAAGATCTTGTTGGACGATGTTGGGCTGGACTACATATGCACCACTGCTGAACGGTTTTTTGCAGTGGGTAGAGTTTTGGGAAATATGGTTGCTGCACTTGCTGAACAACCGTCTTCACGACTTTTGAAACACATCATCCGATGTTACCTTCGTTTGTCAGATAATCCAAG GGCGTGTGATGCTTTGAGGAGCTGTCTTCCTGATATGCTAAGAGATGCTACTTTTAGCAGTTGCCTTCGT GAGGACCCGACGACAAGAAGGTGGCTTCAACAGTTGGTTCATAATGTTCAAGGACCCCGGGTTGGTCTTCAGGGGGCTGGAGGATTTGACCACATGCTGGTCAACTGA
- the LOC110873600 gene encoding CCR4-NOT transcription complex subunit 9 isoform X3, translating to MPSIACLQEIVSIYPFLSPPNLTPAQSNRVCNALALLQCVASHPDTRMLFLNAHIPLYLYPFLNTTSKSRPFEYLRLTSLGVIGALVKVDDTEVISFLLSTEIIPLCLRTMEMGSELSKTVATFIVQKILLDDVGLDYICTTAERFFAVGRVLGNMVAALAEQPSSRLLKHIIRCYLRLSDNPRACDALRSCLPDMLRDATFSSCLREDPTTRRWLQQLVHNVQGPRVGLQGAGGFDHMLVN from the exons ATGCCAAGTATCGCATGCTTGCAGGAAATAGTTTCAATATATCCTTTTCTATCACCGCCCAATTTGACTCCAGCTCAATCAAACAGAGTTTGCAATGCGCTTGCCCTTCTTCAG TGTGTAGCTTCTCATCCAGACACAAGAATGCTGTTCTTGAATG CTCATATTCCTTTATATTTATACCCTTTTCTCAACACAACTAGCAAATCAAGGCCATTTGAGTATCTGAGGCTCACTAGCTTAGGTGTCATTGGTGCACTAGTGAAG GTTGATGACACAGAAGTTATCAGTTTTCTGCTTTCAACAGAAATAATCCCCCTGTGCCTGCGCACGATGGAAATGGGCAGTGAATTGTCTAAAACA GTTGCCACATTTATAGTTCAAAAGATCTTGTTGGACGATGTTGGGCTGGACTACATATGCACCACTGCTGAACGGTTTTTTGCAGTGGGTAGAGTTTTGGGAAATATGGTTGCTGCACTTGCTGAACAACCGTCTTCACGACTTTTGAAACACATCATCCGATGTTACCTTCGTTTGTCAGATAATCCAAG GGCGTGTGATGCTTTGAGGAGCTGTCTTCCTGATATGCTAAGAGATGCTACTTTTAGCAGTTGCCTTCGT GAGGACCCGACGACAAGAAGGTGGCTTCAACAGTTGGTTCATAATGTTCAAGGACCCCGGGTTGGTCTTCAGGGGGCTGGAGGATTTGACCACATGCTGGTCAACTGA